One genomic window of Evansella cellulosilytica DSM 2522 includes the following:
- a CDS encoding cytochrome c oxidase subunit II codes for MVKIFLTGLFVFIMLVTTACGGNENGVSSNNTETREGSEITVVATNWDFDQETYTVPAGEVTVNLVNEEGFHGIKIDDTSISIEGEGSYTASLEPGEYRIWCSIPCGEGHDVMEATLIVE; via the coding sequence ATGGTTAAAATTTTTTTAACGGGGTTATTCGTTTTTATTATGCTGGTCACTACAGCATGTGGTGGTAATGAAAATGGGGTATCGTCCAATAATACTGAAACTCGGGAAGGAAGCGAAATTACAGTCGTAGCAACAAATTGGGATTTTGATCAAGAAACGTACACAGTACCTGCTGGAGAAGTGACAGTAAACCTTGTAAATGAAGAAGGTTTTCACGGAATTAAGATAGATGACACAAGCATTTCTATTGAAGGTGAAGGATCATATACTGCATCACTTGAGCCCGGTGAGTATCGAATTTGGTGCAGCATCCCTTGTGGAGAAGGACACGATGTAATGGAAGCTACTTTAATTGTAGAGTAA
- the cyoE gene encoding heme o synthase, translated as MKKQANIIHSKKLPTLKYDVTVFDLISLFKGKVLLSNILPVFTGLWLALYFNNLVITGHLIDIVFTITGSTLLMAGALTINNWYDADIDRLMERTQSRPTVTGSIPLHIVLSTGVTFSIIGFLCLLFLSYVSAIYGFIGWFTYVVLYTMWSKRKYTWNTLIGSISGAVTPLIGWAVISPTFHVVPITLAIILFIWQMPHTYAIAIRKKQEYNRANVPLLPVVRGITLTKRRMLLYVSCLLPFPFFLSSIGPLFVLSITILNITWLMMAAQGFSSKNNAQWARTMFLYSVNYIVILFSLIIIFTLV; from the coding sequence GTGAAAAAACAAGCTAATATAATACATTCAAAGAAATTACCAACGTTAAAATATGATGTTACCGTATTTGACCTCATTTCTCTTTTTAAAGGAAAGGTATTATTATCAAACATATTGCCTGTGTTCACAGGACTTTGGCTTGCGCTCTATTTTAATAATTTAGTAATTACAGGACACTTGATTGATATTGTTTTTACCATAACTGGAAGTACTTTACTCATGGCAGGAGCACTAACAATCAATAACTGGTACGATGCCGACATTGATCGATTAATGGAAAGAACACAGTCACGCCCTACAGTAACAGGTAGTATCCCACTCCATATTGTTCTTTCAACTGGCGTAACTTTTAGTATCATCGGATTTCTCTGCTTACTGTTTCTTTCTTATGTATCCGCAATATATGGATTTATTGGCTGGTTTACTTATGTTGTATTATATACAATGTGGTCTAAAAGAAAATATACGTGGAATACGTTAATCGGTAGTATATCTGGCGCCGTAACACCACTCATTGGATGGGCCGTGATTTCCCCTACCTTTCATGTTGTTCCAATCACATTAGCAATTATTCTATTTATTTGGCAGATGCCTCATACGTATGCAATCGCAATAAGAAAAAAACAAGAATATAACAGAGCTAACGTCCCCCTCCTCCCTGTAGTTCGTGGGATAACATTGACTAAAAGAAGAATGCTATTATACGTAAGTTGTTTACTACCGTTTCCTTTTTTTCTATCTTCCATCGGACCATTGTTTGTGTTATCCATTACCATCTTAAATATCACCTGGTTAATGATGGCTGCCCAAGGTTTTTCGTCAAAAAATAACGCACAATGGGCTCGAACAATGTTCTTATATTCAGTAAATTACATTGTTATTTTATTTTCCCTCATCATTATCTTCACTTTAGTTTAG